The DNA window TATGTCggtaccattaaggcgagatttatttgtatctttatatgaataaactgacgaagcggctttatagcaatcgacaaagtgagacgttttCCCGTAGTACACACTCATGTAGTTTACTTACAgcatatgaaatgaaataaatttaaatgcttGAAATATGGTACAGAAGTTTTTCAGACAATATTATAACACATATTTCACCGTCATCGAGCATGCAAAAATATCTTTACCTACAACTAAAGCTAAAAGCTAAGTCTATACAATTATGGTCAGGGCCAACTTCAGTCAAAAGAGGACACGTATTCCTATGGAATAGAATGCTTTTTGTACAAGCCAAGCTTTTAGTTTTACTGTATGTTTTCAGCGGCAATAGTTTAAGATCATTATCCAGTCTACTATATATCTTAATACTCATACAAAAAGTGTTTTACTATACAAATCTGGGTTTATACGTCTTGCAAAGTTCTGGGTGCATTTtaacaaataaacatatttcgtaaatatacatacaaaagcACTGTACTGTCATGTCTGTCATTAAGATAAGGTCTTTGAACAGGGGTCTGCAAGACGTCATAATATCAACATCACATATTGCTCTGATGCATTGCTTCTGAGCTATCAGCGCTCGGATTGCATGGTGAGAATTTCCCCATAAAATAATAGCGTACCTAAGTAGGGAGCAAACGGACCCATGATACGCCTGTATGGTTGTGTAGTTAAGTACACAAATATGTTATAAGAACTTACTGTGGAACCTAGAGATGGAATGTTGTAATAAAAATCATCACTCTCGTCTATCTTAAGTAACACTTTCAGTCCCATATCGAAGTCGAAACTAGACTTATTTCCGTACTTGTACATGTCCATACTTCGGTGACCGCTGTTTCTGCTGAAATAAAGAGAGTCAGTCGGGAAAATTAATATATTGCAAATCTTGTTTTTGACTTTAATAGATAGATCCACGTATCTTAGAAATAGCTTCATAAATTATTAGAATCCTCTTACTATTGTTAGCATTATAGAtctacatataaaacttacagaGAGTGctcataattattattcatatttattattccagaaaTGTAGTGCAAAACTGCCCGAAGAGGAAAAGAGTAGAGTGTAAAAATGTCTAGAGCATACTCTTCAAAAATATCCGACTGTCGCAGATAATTGAAGGTGCAACAAAAACCGTTCATTGTCAGACGGAAGTTAAACAGGTGATTGCAATCCTCTGCCTTCTCGTTCCAAGCACATCGCAACAGCAAATCGTCGCAATGGGGAGTCAGCTGTAAAAGAAAAATCTAAGTTACACGTAGCACATACCATATTTTGAAAATGAGACGATACTTACATCTCGCATCAGCTCTGAGACTTCGTAATCACCCAGTGCGAGGTGGAGTTCCTTCGATCGTGTATTGTCCCCAGTTAAGCCTTGCAAGTTGTATAACTGGCCCAGACCAAAAAGGAGCGACATTATCTCCGTTTTATTGTACTTCTTGTTACGTTCCTCTTTAAGCCTAAGTATAAATGATTGAGGTAAGTTATGTGATCCTTTTACGTATGACGTATATCAACAAGTAATTTTGAAACTTACAGATTGTCAGCAAGTTCGGATACGGCTCGCTTGCTAATCCTATTATTCGAGCAGATTCCCACAGCTGGAAATATTATGGTGCTAACGGAGACACCTTCAGGCATTTGAGTGGTCACTAAAGGCGCCTTGTAGTATTTACTAAAAGTGAACCACACCAAGGATGCGGAACAGATCAGCGCACTGATCAAGATTATGACCCAAATGATCCTGTGGAGATAAGTGACATAACAGTGCTAAAGTTGTGTAATACAGGCTGTACTGGAAAGACATAATTACGACAAAAAGTCTAAGGTGGCAGCGACCCAAACAAGTTAAAAACAACTTGCAATGAGCATTAAAACGAACAGGTAATCACTACTTTCATGTGCGGATCTTACCTCTCTATATGCGTCGTGTTTTCATTTACTAGGTGTTTAAGTCCACATATCGAAGATTCAGAGCAGTACTCTTTCCCCACCGCCTTCATACTATCTTTTATCGTTTCATATTTGGAATATTCTGGTGAGTTGTTTCTATAACGACGCCGGTATGCTAAAACGTAAGGGGAATGGTCTATATTCATATTTCGTGATTTATTTTCCTCAAAATATAAACCTGTGGGTCGATTCATTTTAAAAACTGGAACTTCACTTGAACATATGAGTTTTCAAAGAGTACTGCGTAGGCAAGCCATACTGGTAGTTAAATATTCGATTTCTGTGATAAAATCAAACCTCTATTTTATGCCGGGTCATTTGTTTTGATTGATCGATTCTTCTCGTGTTGATTGATATAAAAGCTCATTTTATTCTAATCGATCTTTCTAGTGGGTACATTTTGTTCCAAtcttacaaataataattatagccTCCAACTAATCTCGTGCTCTGTCCAGCATACCAGTTGCAAAACTGGTTGCCAAACAAAAATAACCATCTCCGTAACCACCCACATTCTCTCGAGTATTGCTTTTACCTTGTATCGCGTCATAAAGTGCTCCCATTATTTCATACCTACGTAATAACTGAAATTTTGTAGTGACAACACTGACAAATTAATGATAC is part of the Leguminivora glycinivorella isolate SPB_JAAS2020 chromosome 10, LegGlyc_1.1, whole genome shotgun sequence genome and encodes:
- the LOC125230555 gene encoding sodium channel protein Nach-like isoform X2; the encoded protein is MNRPTGLYFEENKSRNMNIDHSPYVLAYRRRYRNNSPEYSKYETIKDSMKAVGKEYCSESSICGLKHLVNENTTHIERIIWVIILISALICSASLVWFTFSKYYKAPLVTTQMPEGVSVSTIIFPAVGICSNNRISKRAVSELADNLLKEERNKKYNKTEIMSLLFGLGQLYNLQGLTGDNTRSKELHLALGDYEVSELMRDLTPHCDDLLLRCAWNEKAEDCNHLFNFRLTMNGFCCTFNYLRQSDIFEENSGHRSMDMYKYGNKSSFDFDMGLKVLLKIDESDDFYYNIPSLGSTMTVMVTASFTEASRDIQHVSVKLRSCLFYDESPYLPFYTYSDCMLKCRMLFLLQNCNCTPFNMPKINNGRTCDMQDIPCLGIYYAQSITVRPEVDEIPPELELDKVGGGIPCPMCYPSCSKTMYNYDFNNVVIYPNYLNSVPDEDRENWLVGANYTGASIVHVKYAKEVADCYGQNVIMKWFDLISNIGSTCGFVTGFSFVSVLEFFYFFTVKLFREVHARRQRQRQQDLNAIQPPTPHLKPITRYRPIYWNELGNSAQKY
- the LOC125230555 gene encoding sodium channel protein Nach-like isoform X4, which gives rise to MNRPTGLYFEENKSRNMNIDHSPYVLAYRRRYRNNSPEYSKYETIKDSMKAVGKEYCSESSICGLKHLVNENTTHIERIIWVIILISALICSASLVWFTFSKYYKAPLVTTQMPEGVSVSTIIFPAVGICSNNRISKRAVSELADNLLKEERNKKYNKTEIMSLLFGLGQLYNLQGLTGDNTRSKELHLALGDYEVSELMRDLTPHCDDLLLRCAWNEKAEDCNHLFNFRLTMNGFCCTFNYLRQSDIFEENSGHRSMDMYKYGNKSSFDFDMGLKVLLKIDESDDFYYNIPSLGSTLQFSDAYDFPDGPSGSFSMKIISPSVHMTVMVTASFTEASRDIQHVSVKLRSCLFYDESPYLPFYTYSDCMLKCRMLFLLQNCNCTPFNMPKINNGRTCDMQDIPCLGIYYAQSITVRPEVDEIPPELELDKVGGGIPCPMCYPSCSKTMYNYDFNNVVIYPNYLNSVPDEDRENWL
- the LOC125230555 gene encoding sodium channel protein Nach-like isoform X1 yields the protein MNRPTGLYFEENKSRNMNIDHSPYVLAYRRRYRNNSPEYSKYETIKDSMKAVGKEYCSESSICGLKHLVNENTTHIERIIWVIILISALICSASLVWFTFSKYYKAPLVTTQMPEGVSVSTIIFPAVGICSNNRISKRAVSELADNLLKEERNKKYNKTEIMSLLFGLGQLYNLQGLTGDNTRSKELHLALGDYEVSELMRDLTPHCDDLLLRCAWNEKAEDCNHLFNFRLTMNGFCCTFNYLRQSDIFEENSGHRSMDMYKYGNKSSFDFDMGLKVLLKIDESDDFYYNIPSLGSTLQFSDAYDFPDGPSGSFSMKIISPSVHMTVMVTASFTEASRDIQHVSVKLRSCLFYDESPYLPFYTYSDCMLKCRMLFLLQNCNCTPFNMPKINNGRTCDMQDIPCLGIYYAQSITVRPEVDEIPPELELDKVGGGIPCPMCYPSCSKTMYNYDFNNVVIYPNYLNSVPDEDRENWLVGANYTGASIVHVKYAKEVADCYGQNVIMKWFDLISNIGSTCGFVTGFSFVSVLEFFYFFTVKLFREVHARRQRQRQQDLNAIQPPTPHLKPITRYRPIYWNELGNSAQKY